From Medicago truncatula cultivar Jemalong A17 chromosome 7, MtrunA17r5.0-ANR, whole genome shotgun sequence, a single genomic window includes:
- the LOC11433163 gene encoding digalactosyldiacylglycerol synthase 2, chloroplastic, with protein MDWKRHIAIFTTASLPWLTGTAVNPLFRAAYLYKSGIKNVTLVIPWLSLKDQKVVYPNNITFDSPAEQEKYIRQWLEDRVGFASGFSIKFYPGKFSRDKRSILAVGDISEIIPDNDADIAVLEEPEHLTWFHHGKRWKTKFKLVIGIIHTNYLAYVKREKNGNLQAFLLKYLNNWVVGIYCHKVIRLSAATQDYPGSVVCNVHGVNPKFLEIGKKKREQQQNGENAFTKGAYLIGKMIWSKGYKELLQLLNDHQKELSALELDLFGSGEDSNEVQEAAKKLEMTVRVHPARDHADDLFHDFKLFINPSTTDVVCTTTAEALAMGKIVVCADHCSNEFFKQFPNCWTYNNPKEFVALTLKALTEEPGQPTDAQRHDLSWEAATERFLKAVDLDKPSERELLSRSTSNYLSTSLYLQQTVEDASAFVHHVASGFEISRRIFGAIPHSLQPDEQLRKELGFANTSGT; from the exons ATGGATTGGAAACGGCATATTGCCATTTTTACTACTGCTAGCCTTCCATGGTTGACCGGAACCGCAGTGAATCCTCTCTTTCGTGCGGCGTATCTTTACAAATCTGGGATAAAGAATGTCACCTTGGTGATCCCTTGGTTATCATTGAAAGATCAAAAAGTAGTATATCCGAACAATATTACATTTGATTCTCCTGCAGAGCAGGAGAAATATATTCGCCAATGGCTTGAGGATAGAGTTGGTTTTGCATCTGGTTTCAGCATAAAGTTTTATCCGGGAAAG TTTTCTAGAGATAAAAGGAGCATTCTTGCTGTGGGCGATATTTCAGAAATTATCCCCGACAATGATGCAGATATTGCTGTTCTAGAAGAGCCTGAGCACCTGACGTGGTTTCATCATGGGAAAAGATGGAAAACTAAATTCAAGCTAGTTATAGGAATTATTCACACCAATTATCTAGCATatgtgaagagagagaagaatggAAACCTGCAAGCATTTTTACTGAAATATTTAAACAACTGGGTTGTTGGTATATATTGTCACAAg GTAATCAGACTCTCTGCTGCCACTCAGGATTACCCTGGGTCTGTCGTCTGTAACGTTCACGGAGTTAATCCAAAGTTCCTTGAGATTGGCAAGAAAAAAAGGGagcaacaacaaaatggagAGAATGCCTTTACCAAAGGTGCCTATCTTATTGGGAAGATGATATGGAGCAAAGGCTACAAGGAGCTGCTCCAACTTCTTAATGATCATCAAAAGGAATTATCTGCTCTTGAGCTTGATTTATTTGGAAGTGGGGAGGACTCCAATGAAGTTCAAGAAGCTGCTAAAAAGCTGGAAATGACGGTTAGAGTTCATCCAGCCCGTGATCACGCCGATGATCTATTTCATGA TTTCAAATTGTTTATTAATCCAAGCACAACAGATGTGGTTTGCACAACAACAGCAGAAGCTTTAGCAATGGGAAAAATTGTTGTGTGCGCTGACCATTGCTCAAATGAATTTTTCAAGCAGTTCCCGAATTGTTGGACGTATAATAACCCCAAGGAATTTGTTGCACTAACACTTAAAGCATTGACCGAAGAACCCGGCCAACCTACAGACGCTCAGAGACATGACCTTTCATGGGAGGCTGCCACAGAACGGTTTCTTAAGGCCGTTGACCTTGACAAGCCATCTGAGAGAGAATTATTATCAAGATCTACTTCAAACTATCTGTCTACTTCGTTATATTTGCAACAGACAGTAGAGGATGCATCAGCATTTGTACATCATGTAGCTTCTGGGTTTGAAATATCGCGAAGAATATTTGGTGCCATTCCACATAGCTTGCAACCCGATGAACAGCTGCGCAAGGAACTCGGGTTTGCTAATACTTCCGGGACATAA